The Lactobacillus sp. CBA3605 genome contains a region encoding:
- a CDS encoding ABC transporter ATP-binding protein: MAEIKLEHIYKRYPGNDADSVTDFNLDIKDNEFIVFVGPSGCGKSTTLRMIAGLEDITKGDLKIDGEVMNDVKPKDRNIAMVFQNYALYPQMSVFDNMAFGLKIRKMPKDEIEKRVNNAADILGLTNYLKRKPGALSGGQRQRVALGRAIVRDAKLFLLDEPLSNLDAKLRVDMRTQIAQLHQRLKTNMIYVTHDQIEAMTMADRIVIMNDGKVQQVGTPDDLYNKPVNKFVAGFMGSPSMNFFEAELKDGRVSNGKGLDVAVPEGRLKLLREQGYDGKKLTVGIRPEDIHTEQVALDAMADAVVNAKVEVSEFLGTDSMLYSRTGATEFVAQVNARDYHKPGEEVKMAFEMSKAHFFDDETELTIE, translated from the coding sequence ATGGCAGAAATAAAATTGGAACACATCTATAAACGTTATCCCGGAAACGACGCAGACTCGGTAACTGATTTTAACTTAGACATTAAAGATAATGAATTTATCGTATTTGTCGGTCCTTCTGGGTGTGGTAAATCAACAACTTTGCGGATGATTGCCGGATTGGAAGATATTACCAAGGGCGATCTAAAGATTGATGGAGAAGTTATGAACGATGTTAAACCCAAAGATCGAAATATCGCAATGGTTTTCCAAAACTACGCATTATATCCACAAATGTCAGTTTTTGATAATATGGCTTTTGGGCTAAAAATCCGAAAAATGCCAAAAGATGAAATTGAAAAACGGGTTAATAATGCGGCTGATATCTTAGGCCTCACTAATTATTTGAAACGGAAACCGGGTGCGTTATCTGGTGGGCAACGTCAACGGGTGGCTTTAGGTCGCGCTATTGTGCGGGATGCTAAATTATTCTTACTTGATGAACCTTTATCAAACTTAGATGCCAAACTTCGAGTTGATATGCGGACTCAAATTGCGCAGTTACATCAGCGCTTAAAGACCAATATGATTTATGTGACGCATGATCAAATTGAAGCGATGACCATGGCTGATCGGATTGTGATTATGAATGATGGTAAAGTCCAACAAGTTGGGACGCCAGATGATTTGTATAACAAACCAGTTAACAAATTTGTCGCTGGCTTTATGGGATCACCGTCAATGAATTTCTTTGAAGCCGAACTAAAAGATGGTCGTGTTTCAAATGGCAAGGGTCTGGATGTCGCGGTACCAGAAGGGCGCTTAAAGCTTTTACGCGAGCAAGGCTACGATGGCAAGAAATTAACGGTTGGGATTCGACCAGAAGATATTCATACCGAACAAGTTGCTTTGGATGCCATGGCAGATGCAGTTGTTAATGCTAAAGTTGAAGTTTCAGAATTCTTAGGTACTGATTCAATGCTCTATTCACGGACAGGGGCCACGGAATTTGTAGCCCAAGTTAATGCACGTGATTATCATAAACCAGGCGAAGAAGTTAAAATGGCCTTTGAAATGAGTAAAGCTCATTTCTTCGATGACGAAACTGAATTGACAATTGAGTAA
- a CDS encoding sucrose-6-phosphate hydrolase translates to MEWNRQTRYTPYQQWPQSRLTALKAQAKGSKWRMQHHIQPASGLLNDPNGFSYFNQQWHLFYQVFPYGPVHGLKAWQHVTSKNLIDWHDEGLAIQPDTRYDSHGAYTGTALPVDDQLFIMYTGNVRNEAWQRQAYQLGAWMDSDNHIEKLAAPLIDAAPKGYTTSFRDPYLLHHDGRYQAIIGGQTTAEVGAALVYDSPDLQHWQFKGELNLPAAMRGYMVECPNLVFIAGQPVFLFCPQGLPQTTMAYQNIYPNVYIVGQTFDWSQATLTAPTGPMQLDAGFDVYATQAFNAPDGRALAVSWIGLPEVAYPTDVENWAHCLSVVKTLTLKDNHLYQNPVAEVMQLRTQSHDLVTEVTQLNGTFEVELTAPAATIATVTIKTGTATGGHLTVILDAKRGQVTVDRSATGHPFAEKYGQLRTAQVTAGAAIKMRLIIDVSVFECYINEGYTVLTGRFFLDEAPTTVQLTGSLATGTVWEWRK, encoded by the coding sequence ATGGAATGGAATCGTCAAACAAGGTATACCCCCTATCAACAGTGGCCGCAGTCGCGGTTAACGGCCTTAAAAGCGCAAGCCAAAGGGTCCAAGTGGCGGATGCAGCACCATATTCAACCCGCTAGTGGCCTGTTGAACGATCCAAATGGGTTTTCTTATTTTAACCAGCAGTGGCATTTGTTTTATCAAGTTTTTCCATATGGACCCGTGCACGGTCTGAAAGCTTGGCAACATGTGACTTCTAAAAATTTAATTGATTGGCATGATGAGGGCCTAGCGATTCAGCCAGATACCCGTTACGATTCCCATGGCGCCTATACAGGGACGGCGTTACCCGTTGACGACCAATTATTCATTATGTATACCGGCAATGTCCGCAACGAAGCTTGGCAGCGGCAAGCTTATCAGTTGGGTGCTTGGATGGACTCAGATAATCACATTGAAAAGCTGGCAGCGCCATTAATTGACGCCGCACCCAAGGGTTACACGACTTCGTTTCGTGATCCATACTTATTGCACCACGATGGGCGGTATCAAGCTATTATTGGTGGTCAGACGACTGCCGAAGTTGGGGCGGCCTTAGTCTATGACTCACCAGATTTACAACACTGGCAATTTAAAGGTGAACTCAACTTGCCAGCAGCGATGCGTGGGTACATGGTGGAATGCCCTAATTTAGTCTTTATTGCGGGACAACCAGTTTTCTTGTTTTGTCCACAAGGATTACCGCAAACGACTATGGCTTATCAAAATATCTATCCTAATGTTTATATTGTCGGGCAAACCTTTGATTGGTCACAGGCGACTTTGACAGCGCCCACCGGTCCAATGCAATTGGATGCTGGGTTTGACGTCTATGCGACGCAGGCTTTTAATGCGCCTGATGGCCGTGCCTTAGCGGTGAGTTGGATTGGATTACCAGAAGTCGCTTACCCGACGGATGTTGAGAATTGGGCCCACTGTTTAAGTGTGGTGAAGACGTTAACGTTAAAAGATAACCACCTCTATCAAAATCCAGTTGCCGAAGTGATGCAATTAAGAACGCAGTCCCATGATTTAGTGACCGAAGTAACGCAACTGAACGGTACTTTTGAGGTAGAACTCACCGCTCCGGCCGCAACTATCGCGACGGTCACGATTAAGACGGGGACTGCCACGGGCGGGCACTTAACCGTAATCTTAGATGCCAAGCGTGGTCAGGTCACTGTTGATCGAAGTGCCACGGGCCATCCCTTTGCGGAAAAGTATGGTCAGCTTCGAACAGCTCAAGTAACAGCCGGTGCTGCGATAAAAATGCGGCTAATCATAGATGTGTCAGTCTTTGAATGCTATATTAATGAGGGCTATACCGTTTTAACGGGACGCTTCTTTTTAGATGAAGCGCCAACCACGGTTCAATTAACCGGTTCGCTGGCTACTGGCACCGTCTGGGAATGGCGTAAATAA
- a CDS encoding sucrose-specific PTS transporter subunit IIBC, translating into MNHQAVADRVLAAIGTNNLQAAAHCATRLRLVIKDESKINQKALDDDPDVKGTFETNGQYQIIIGPGDVDYVYDALIERTGLKEATPDDIKAVASAGQKKNPLMDFLKVLSDIFIPIIPALVAGGLLMALNNVLTAENLFMAKSVVEVYPGLKGIAEMINAMAAAPFTFLPILLGFSATKRFGGNPFLGAAMGMIMVLPDLVNGNSVAAVTAAGKMTYWNIFGLNVAQAGYQGQVLPVLAVSFILATLEKFFHKHIKGAFDFTFTPMFAIVITGFLTFTIVGPVLRTVSDALTNGLVGLYNTTGWIGMGIFGLLYSAIVITGLHQTFPAIETQLLANISKTGGSFIFPVASMANIAQGAATLAIFFATKSQKQKALTSSAGLSALLGITEPAIFGVNLKMKYPFIFGAIASGIACIFLGLFHVLAVAMGPASVIGFISIASRSIPAFLLSALIAFIVAFIPTFIYAKQTLGDDTDVRETTPDAPVVSAVADEILVAPVSGTNESLRQVHDQVFSAEIMGQGAAIIPSSDQVLAPASGIVTVTYDSHHAYGIKTDAGAEILIHLGIDTVNLNGEHFTTKVEKGDHVQAGDLLGTFDIAALTAANYDPTVMLVITNTPAYANVERLKVDQVTAGNQLVALTQPATGGVAAAI; encoded by the coding sequence ATGAACCATCAAGCAGTCGCTGATCGTGTTTTAGCTGCGATCGGTACTAATAATCTTCAAGCCGCTGCCCATTGTGCAACTCGACTACGGTTAGTGATTAAAGATGAAAGCAAAATCAATCAAAAAGCGTTAGATGATGATCCCGATGTTAAGGGCACCTTCGAAACTAACGGGCAATACCAGATTATTATTGGACCCGGTGACGTTGATTACGTATATGATGCTTTAATTGAAAGAACCGGCCTTAAAGAAGCCACCCCTGATGACATTAAAGCCGTCGCCAGTGCAGGCCAAAAGAAAAACCCATTAATGGACTTTTTGAAAGTGCTATCTGATATTTTTATTCCAATTATTCCAGCCTTAGTTGCTGGTGGTCTATTAATGGCTTTAAATAATGTGTTAACGGCCGAAAATCTATTCATGGCCAAGTCCGTGGTTGAAGTTTATCCCGGTCTCAAAGGCATTGCCGAAATGATTAACGCCATGGCGGCTGCCCCCTTCACCTTCTTACCAATCCTACTAGGCTTTTCAGCCACGAAACGGTTCGGTGGTAATCCATTCTTAGGCGCTGCCATGGGAATGATTATGGTCTTACCCGACCTCGTTAACGGTAATAGTGTAGCCGCCGTTACCGCTGCCGGCAAAATGACTTACTGGAATATCTTTGGCTTAAATGTTGCCCAAGCTGGGTATCAAGGTCAGGTCTTACCCGTGCTAGCCGTTTCTTTCATCCTAGCTACGCTTGAAAAATTCTTCCATAAACATATTAAAGGCGCCTTCGACTTTACGTTCACACCCATGTTTGCCATTGTGATTACCGGGTTTCTAACTTTTACCATTGTTGGTCCGGTTTTACGAACGGTCAGTGATGCTTTAACTAATGGGCTAGTTGGCCTTTATAACACCACCGGCTGGATTGGAATGGGGATTTTCGGGCTCCTCTACTCAGCCATCGTGATTACTGGGTTGCACCAGACTTTCCCGGCGATTGAAACTCAGTTATTAGCTAATATTAGTAAAACCGGTGGTTCCTTTATCTTCCCGGTCGCTTCCATGGCTAACATTGCACAAGGGGCCGCAACCTTAGCGATTTTCTTTGCAACTAAGAGTCAAAAACAAAAAGCCTTGACTTCATCTGCCGGACTATCAGCGTTATTAGGAATTACTGAGCCCGCCATTTTCGGGGTCAACTTAAAAATGAAATATCCCTTTATCTTTGGCGCCATTGCCTCTGGGATTGCTTGTATTTTTCTAGGTCTGTTTCACGTTTTAGCCGTCGCCATGGGGCCAGCTTCCGTAATTGGCTTCATTTCGATTGCATCACGTTCAATTCCGGCCTTCTTGTTAAGCGCTTTAATCGCCTTTATTGTGGCTTTCATTCCGACTTTCATCTATGCAAAACAAACTTTGGGTGATGATACTGATGTTCGTGAAACCACACCCGATGCGCCCGTTGTTAGTGCCGTCGCTGATGAAATCTTAGTAGCGCCCGTCAGCGGTACCAACGAAAGTCTCCGCCAAGTTCATGATCAAGTCTTTTCCGCTGAAATCATGGGTCAAGGGGCTGCCATTATTCCTAGCAGCGACCAAGTTTTAGCACCAGCTAGTGGGATTGTCACCGTTACTTATGACAGTCACCACGCTTATGGTATTAAAACAGATGCTGGCGCTGAAATCCTGATTCATCTTGGTATTGATACCGTTAACTTAAACGGCGAACACTTTACGACCAAGGTCGAAAAAGGCGACCACGTCCAAGCTGGTGATCTATTGGGAACCTTTGACATTGCTGCCTTAACTGCGGCCAACTATGACCCCACGGTGATGCTCGTCATTACTAATACACCGGCCTACGCCAATGTTGAACGCTTAAAAGTTGACCAAGTTACAGCAGGGAACCAATTAGTTGCCCTAACACAACCAGCAACTGGTGGCGTCGCTGCAGCCATTTAA
- a CDS encoding alpha-galactosidase: MPVKFDKTSGLIQLYNHQISYIIQLLDHRYPVHRYFGRYLPNYCGEPGLPTGAHAFATDPTATFPYAITSLPLEYATIGSGDYRQPSYLIKDAANQLLPLLTYTGMTVTQEPLNPEQLPPTVKAGTAVTTLILHLSDTVTQLKLDLNYTIFEDSALILRSTTLINAGSTTLMVDAAASLQLDLADANYKALTFSGTHAHEAQANFTPLHPGLQSQRSLRGTSGPQHQPFVALARPQTTEFTGEVLGSALVWSGNFQHTIEVDQYQQTRLTIGLEPTTFTWKLAAGTTFQTPEAVLSWSDQGFNGLSQSLHAFANQMHPTTIHNPIALNTWETLGFDVSAAKMQPLIQTAQKLGLTMVVLDDGWFVNRNSEHGQLGDWVVDSQKFPQGLRPLAEQAHQAGLKFGLWVEPEMITMTSQLYQQHPDWALHYQQRAPITARHQLVLDLSRTVVRQHLLTTLTTLITTNHLDYLKWDMNRHLTQVGNDCLPSDQQDELYYRYVLGLYDLLGQLRARFPALIIENCSAGGGRLDFGMLAYTDQTWLSDLTDPVDRATIIKGFSYQFPQSVFSSHVAASPNAQNGRATPLKTRLDLATIGQLGFELDLNTLSATAQAAIKNRLKTYQTWQPLFKTANFYRLATQHPATTEQAWLLVTADQKHAICFYTAGLSSAVKVPTQLPLRYLNETASYQLTTGGQWSGQELNQVGLSLAPPTHDFETKLLFLHQV; the protein is encoded by the coding sequence ATGCCCGTTAAATTCGATAAAACGAGTGGTCTGATCCAACTTTATAATCATCAAATTAGTTATATTATTCAGTTACTCGACCACCGGTATCCGGTGCACCGCTATTTTGGGCGTTATTTGCCGAACTATTGCGGAGAACCCGGCTTGCCAACTGGCGCACATGCCTTTGCCACTGACCCCACTGCGACTTTTCCATATGCCATCACGTCGCTTCCGTTAGAATATGCCACGATTGGCAGCGGGGATTATCGGCAACCAAGTTACTTGATTAAAGACGCGGCTAATCAACTATTACCGCTCCTAACTTACACTGGCATGACAGTCACGCAAGAGCCCTTAAATCCAGAACAATTACCGCCAACGGTTAAAGCCGGGACAGCAGTGACCACGCTAATTTTACATTTAAGCGATACCGTCACCCAGTTAAAGTTAGATTTAAATTATACGATTTTTGAAGATTCAGCTTTAATCTTACGTAGTACAACCTTAATTAATGCGGGTTCGACCACGCTGATGGTCGACGCTGCGGCCAGTCTACAATTGGACTTAGCGGATGCGAACTATAAAGCGCTAACCTTTAGCGGCACTCATGCTCATGAAGCTCAGGCTAACTTCACTCCGCTGCATCCTGGATTGCAAAGCCAGCGGAGTTTGCGCGGCACCAGTGGGCCACAACACCAACCATTTGTGGCGTTAGCTCGCCCCCAGACAACTGAATTCACTGGCGAAGTCTTGGGAAGTGCGCTAGTCTGGAGCGGTAATTTTCAGCACACCATAGAAGTCGATCAATATCAGCAAACCCGCTTAACAATTGGCTTAGAGCCCACGACTTTCACTTGGAAACTAGCCGCTGGGACCACTTTCCAAACACCAGAAGCTGTTTTAAGCTGGTCTGATCAAGGCTTTAACGGTCTGTCGCAATCATTGCATGCATTTGCTAACCAAATGCACCCAACTACAATTCACAATCCAATTGCCCTGAACACCTGGGAGACCCTAGGTTTTGACGTCTCAGCTGCTAAAATGCAACCTTTGATTCAGACGGCACAAAAATTAGGCTTAACCATGGTGGTCTTAGACGATGGGTGGTTCGTTAACCGTAATAGTGAGCACGGCCAATTGGGCGATTGGGTGGTAGATTCACAAAAATTTCCACAAGGGTTACGCCCCTTAGCTGAGCAAGCTCATCAGGCTGGCTTAAAATTTGGCTTATGGGTTGAACCAGAAATGATCACCATGACCAGCCAACTTTACCAGCAGCATCCTGATTGGGCACTCCACTATCAACAACGTGCCCCCATTACTGCACGCCATCAGTTAGTTTTGGACTTATCTCGAACCGTTGTCCGTCAACACCTCTTAACAACGTTGACCACACTAATTACCACCAATCATTTGGATTACTTGAAATGGGATATGAATCGTCATTTAACCCAAGTGGGCAATGATTGCCTCCCTAGTGACCAACAAGATGAACTTTATTACCGCTACGTCTTAGGGTTGTACGACCTATTGGGTCAGTTGCGCGCCCGTTTTCCGGCCTTAATCATTGAAAATTGTTCCGCAGGTGGCGGCCGCTTAGACTTTGGGATGTTAGCTTACACGGATCAAACTTGGCTGAGTGACTTAACCGACCCAGTCGACCGCGCCACCATTATCAAAGGCTTTAGTTATCAGTTCCCTCAATCGGTGTTTAGCTCCCACGTCGCTGCTAGTCCAAATGCACAAAATGGTCGGGCCACACCATTAAAAACTCGTTTGGATTTAGCGACAATCGGCCAACTAGGCTTCGAATTGGATTTAAATACCTTGTCGGCAACAGCTCAAGCGGCCATTAAAAATCGGCTTAAAACGTATCAAACTTGGCAACCACTTTTTAAAACCGCTAACTTTTACCGGTTGGCAACGCAACATCCTGCAACAACTGAACAAGCTTGGCTGTTAGTGACGGCTGATCAAAAACATGCCATCTGCTTCTACACCGCTGGCTTAAGTTCTGCGGTCAAAGTACCCACTCAGCTACCCTTGCGCTATCTCAACGAAACTGCGAGTTATCAATTAACCACCGGGGGCCAGTGGTCCGGTCAAGAACTAAACCAAGTCGGCTTGTCATTAGCCCCGCCGACCCATGATTTTGAAACTAAGTTATTATTCTTGCACCAAGTTTAA
- a CDS encoding LacI family DNA-binding transcriptional regulator, which translates to MKPKLNDVAKLAGVSVTTVSRVINNHGYLSQKTKTAVMAAMRELHYQPNNMARSLQGKNTQLVGVIFSDISNPFFAELVSRIEKLLFAKNYKVILCNSADDPQKERDYLQMLMANQVDGIIAGAHNLGLEEYQQYGLPIISFDRYLSANIPIVSSDNFNGGYLAAQALRQAGSTKLAIFTGKNQAGSPTNGRREGFTSYLEQQQLTPHVHEIPFELSPALKMMQIRTILENNDYDGVFCSDDLTALLTINVAQQIPINVPTELKVVGYDGTALIRNYHPQLTTIEQPLADISTLLVSLLLQRITDANCELEAKYTLPVKLVKGTTA; encoded by the coding sequence ATGAAACCAAAATTAAATGATGTGGCAAAGTTAGCCGGTGTTTCGGTCACGACGGTGTCGCGCGTGATTAACAATCATGGTTATCTGAGTCAAAAAACAAAAACCGCAGTTATGGCAGCGATGCGCGAGTTACATTATCAGCCGAATAATATGGCGCGTTCGTTACAAGGCAAGAATACCCAATTGGTGGGCGTGATTTTTTCAGATATTAGTAATCCGTTTTTCGCCGAGCTGGTCTCCCGGATTGAAAAGTTATTATTTGCCAAAAATTATAAGGTTATTTTATGTAACAGTGCCGATGATCCCCAAAAAGAGCGCGATTATTTACAAATGTTAATGGCCAATCAAGTCGATGGTATTATTGCCGGGGCACATAATTTGGGGTTGGAGGAATATCAACAGTATGGCTTACCGATTATTTCGTTTGACCGTTATTTGTCAGCTAATATTCCAATTGTGAGCTCGGATAATTTTAATGGCGGTTACTTGGCTGCGCAAGCTTTACGGCAAGCTGGGTCAACAAAATTAGCGATTTTTACGGGTAAAAATCAAGCCGGTTCCCCAACTAATGGGCGCCGGGAAGGTTTTACATCCTATTTAGAGCAACAGCAATTAACACCGCATGTTCACGAGATCCCCTTTGAATTGTCACCAGCATTAAAAATGATGCAAATTCGGACTATTTTAGAAAATAATGACTATGATGGGGTCTTTTGCAGTGATGATTTGACGGCGCTACTCACGATTAATGTGGCGCAGCAAATTCCGATTAATGTTCCCACTGAATTAAAAGTGGTGGGGTATGATGGGACGGCCTTGATACGCAACTATCACCCACAACTAACGACGATTGAGCAACCTTTGGCTGATATTAGTACGTTATTGGTCTCATTATTATTACAACGCATTACCGATGCAAATTGTGAATTAGAAGCGAAATACACGTTACCAGTAAAATTAGTTAAAGGGACCACAGCTTAA
- a CDS encoding glycoside hydrolase family 65 protein codes for MKRIFEVNPWHVISHELVPTDKRLQESMTSIGNGYMGMRGMFEEHYSNDTLKGIYIGGIWYPDKTRVGWWKNGYPDYFGKVVNAVNFIKVNLTIDGDQVDLAKDDISDFTVDLDMHTGVLRRSFIVTKGAKRVQFMIDRFVSVAQKELFDVHYSVHNLSAEPVQIGFISQIDADVFNEDANYDEQFWQVLDKRHTITGGSMVAETKPNDFGTPRFTLGLQMMHRTDFRGVNAPDTEKSVTNIFRGTLAADETKNFEKRVLVVTSRDYEDMLALRSGLAELSEKINTQTYEELLQAHVAVWAQRWELADVAIDGDDAAQQGIRFNLFQLFSTYYGEDKRLNLGPKGFTGEKYGGATYWDTEAFGVPFYLSLAKPKVTENLLEYRHNQLDGAYHNAQMQGLDGALFPMVTFNGIECHNEWEITFEEIHRNGSIAYAIFNYTRYTGDETYLKTDGIDVLTAISRFWADRVHFSERRQQYMIHGVTGPNEYENNVNNNWYTNFMARWTLQYTLASLKKVTSAKQAELAVSATERAKWQDIVDRMYFPHDDQLGIFVQNDTYLDKDLKPAASIPADQRPINQHWSWDRILRSPYIKQADVLQGIYYFMDQFTPAQKQANFDFYEPLTVHESSLSPAVHAVLAADLHYEDKAVEMYQRTARLDLDNYNNDTVDGLHITSMTGSWLAIVQGFAGMRVRDGKLAFAPFVPKAWSHYQFHVNFRGRLLKVDVDQQGSTVELVSGAPLTIELAGQAVNLKDTVATKV; via the coding sequence ATGAAACGTATTTTTGAAGTCAATCCATGGCACGTGATTAGTCACGAATTAGTGCCGACTGATAAGCGACTACAAGAGAGCATGACAAGTATTGGTAATGGTTATATGGGGATGCGCGGGATGTTTGAAGAGCATTACTCAAATGATACGCTCAAAGGAATTTACATTGGCGGTATTTGGTATCCAGATAAGACCCGGGTAGGCTGGTGGAAGAATGGCTATCCCGACTACTTTGGCAAGGTTGTTAATGCGGTTAATTTCATTAAAGTGAACTTAACGATTGATGGTGATCAAGTAGATTTGGCTAAAGATGATATTAGTGATTTTACGGTCGATTTAGATATGCACACGGGGGTGTTACGGCGATCATTCATCGTAACAAAAGGTGCTAAACGCGTTCAGTTCATGATTGACCGGTTCGTTAGTGTTGCACAAAAAGAATTATTTGACGTTCACTATAGCGTGCATAATTTGAGTGCAGAACCCGTTCAAATTGGTTTTATTTCACAAATTGATGCGGATGTCTTTAATGAAGATGCTAATTATGATGAACAATTCTGGCAGGTTCTTGATAAGCGGCATACCATTACCGGTGGCAGCATGGTAGCTGAAACAAAACCCAACGACTTTGGGACACCGCGGTTTACCTTAGGATTGCAAATGATGCATCGGACTGATTTTCGGGGTGTTAATGCACCGGATACTGAAAAGTCAGTCACCAATATTTTTCGTGGCACCCTGGCAGCGGATGAAACGAAAAACTTTGAAAAAAGGGTGCTCGTGGTGACCTCGCGCGACTATGAAGATATGTTAGCTTTACGTTCCGGCTTGGCAGAGCTAAGTGAAAAAATCAATACGCAGACTTATGAAGAGCTATTGCAAGCGCACGTGGCAGTCTGGGCGCAACGTTGGGAATTAGCTGATGTGGCGATTGACGGTGACGATGCGGCGCAACAAGGAATTCGATTCAACTTGTTCCAGCTATTTAGTACGTATTATGGTGAGGACAAGCGGCTAAACCTAGGACCAAAAGGGTTCACTGGTGAAAAATATGGTGGCGCAACTTATTGGGATACAGAAGCTTTCGGCGTGCCATTCTACCTGTCATTAGCGAAACCAAAAGTTACTGAAAATTTACTAGAATATCGACACAATCAATTAGATGGTGCGTATCATAATGCGCAGATGCAAGGCTTGGACGGTGCATTATTCCCGATGGTGACCTTTAACGGCATCGAATGTCATAACGAATGGGAAATTACTTTTGAAGAAATTCATCGGAATGGTTCGATTGCATACGCAATTTTCAATTATACTCGCTATACCGGTGATGAAACTTATTTGAAGACGGATGGCATCGATGTGTTGACCGCAATTTCTCGTTTCTGGGCGGATCGCGTTCATTTTTCAGAACGGCGGCAACAATATATGATTCATGGGGTCACTGGTCCCAACGAATATGAAAATAATGTTAACAATAACTGGTACACCAACTTTATGGCACGCTGGACGTTGCAATATACGTTGGCAAGCTTGAAGAAAGTGACCTCAGCGAAGCAAGCAGAACTCGCCGTGAGTGCGACTGAACGGGCTAAATGGCAAGATATTGTGGATCGGATGTACTTCCCACACGATGATCAATTAGGCATCTTTGTTCAAAACGATACTTATTTAGATAAGGATTTGAAACCAGCGGCGTCAATTCCAGCTGATCAACGGCCGATTAATCAACACTGGTCATGGGATCGTATCTTGCGGTCACCTTACATTAAGCAGGCAGATGTGTTACAAGGCATCTATTATTTTATGGACCAGTTTACACCGGCCCAAAAGCAAGCTAACTTTGACTTTTATGAACCGTTGACAGTCCACGAATCGAGCTTGTCACCCGCAGTGCATGCGGTTTTAGCTGCGGACTTGCATTATGAAGATAAGGCTGTTGAAATGTATCAACGAACGGCGCGTTTGGATTTGGATAATTACAATAATGATACGGTCGATGGGTTACACATTACCTCAATGACAGGTTCTTGGCTCGCAATTGTCCAAGGTTTCGCAGGGATGCGAGTACGCGATGGTAAATTAGCGTTTGCGCCATTTGTGCCGAAAGCTTGGTCGCATTATCAATTCCATGTCAACTTCCGTGGGCGGTTATTGAAAGTTGATGTTGATCAACAAGGGTCGACGGTTGAATTGGTTTCAGGTGCCCCATTGACGATTGAATTGGCTGGTCAAGCAGTCAACTTGAAAGATACAGTAGCCACTAAAGTTTAG